A genomic region of Acidobacteriota bacterium contains the following coding sequences:
- a CDS encoding FtsX-like permease family protein — protein sequence MYGVLSHSVARRTREIAVRLAMGAERDHTVWLILSQALVLVTIGLAIGIATALAGIRTLRNFVAELGPADPMIFLIPAFVIVVASLFACAVPAYRITRLEPMDALRHE from the coding sequence TTGTATGGTGTCCTCTCCCACTCGGTCGCCCGACGAACCCGCGAAATAGCGGTTCGCTTGGCAATGGGGGCTGAACGCGACCACACGGTATGGCTGATCCTCAGCCAGGCCCTCGTTCTGGTCACCATCGGTCTCGCAATTGGTATCGCCACTGCGTTGGCGGGGATTCGTACGTTGCGGAATTTCGTCGCAGAATTGGGACCGGCCGATCCCATGATTTTCCTGATTCCCGCCTTCGTGATTGTTGTGGCCTCTCTGTTCGCCTGCGCGGTACCCGCCTACCGAATCACCAGGCTGGAACCCATGGACGCGTTGCGCCATGAATAG
- a CDS encoding sigma-54 dependent transcriptional regulator produces the protein MFGTRSQKPRVLIADDQEDVLHSLRLLLKSEDYEVTTADTPARVLEFARRLDLDVVLMDMNYARDTTSGREGLDLLTQLQVLDGSLRVVVMTAWGSIDLAVEAMRRGARDFIQKPWENERLLTVLKSQIELRRALRQGRRLEEENRVLRSRQHTRLITQSPVMQPILDLIARVGPSDAHVLITGEHGTGKEVVARTLHSVSARSSKPLVAVNLGGLSEGVFVSEMFGHVKGAFTDARTDRIGRFELADGGTLLLDEITSIPVSQQANLLRVLESGEMQRVGSSRTRHVDVRVLSATNADLKREVERGRFREDLLFRLNTVEIHLPPLRDRDDDILLLANHFLGRYNQKYRKRLDGFTEPALASLAYYSWPGNVRELKHVVERATLLAQDSSISVQDLSLPADSPFSNPLEMMTLEEAEGVLIGKALARAGGNVSHAARSLGLSRTALYRRMEKLGL, from the coding sequence ATGTTTGGTACCCGTTCTCAAAAGCCCCGTGTCCTGATCGCCGATGATCAGGAAGACGTGCTCCATTCTCTTCGGCTACTGCTGAAGAGCGAGGATTACGAGGTTACGACGGCCGACACTCCCGCCCGCGTCCTGGAGTTCGCTCGGCGGCTCGACCTGGACGTCGTCCTGATGGACATGAACTATGCCCGGGACACCACCTCGGGCCGGGAGGGACTGGATCTGCTCACCCAACTGCAGGTCCTGGACGGCTCGCTGCGGGTCGTGGTCATGACCGCCTGGGGCTCCATCGACCTGGCCGTGGAGGCCATGCGGCGCGGCGCCCGGGACTTCATACAAAAACCCTGGGAGAACGAGCGCCTCCTCACCGTCTTGAAGAGCCAGATCGAACTCCGGCGGGCGTTACGCCAGGGCCGCCGGTTGGAGGAGGAGAACCGGGTCCTCCGCTCCCGGCAACACACCCGCTTGATCACCCAGTCGCCGGTCATGCAACCGATTCTGGACCTGATCGCCCGGGTGGGCCCGTCCGACGCCCACGTCCTGATCACCGGCGAGCACGGCACCGGAAAGGAAGTGGTGGCGAGGACGTTGCACTCGGTCTCCGCACGCTCCTCCAAACCATTGGTGGCCGTCAACCTCGGAGGACTCTCCGAAGGCGTCTTCGTCAGCGAGATGTTCGGTCACGTCAAGGGCGCCTTCACCGACGCCCGCACGGACCGGATCGGCCGCTTCGAACTGGCCGACGGGGGGACGCTGCTGCTAGACGAGATCACCAGCATTCCGGTGAGCCAACAGGCCAACCTGCTCCGCGTCCTGGAGAGTGGAGAGATGCAACGTGTCGGATCCTCCCGAACAAGGCACGTCGACGTGCGGGTGCTGTCGGCCACCAACGCCGACCTGAAGCGGGAGGTGGAGCGCGGCCGTTTCCGGGAGGATCTCCTGTTTCGTCTCAACACGGTGGAGATTCATCTGCCGCCGCTCCGGGACCGGGACGATGACATCCTTCTGTTGGCCAACCACTTTCTGGGCCGATACAACCAGAAATACCGGAAACGGCTGGACGGATTCACCGAACCGGCACTGGCCTCCCTGGCTTACTACTCCTGGCCGGGAAACGTCCGGGAACTCAAACACGTGGTGGAACGCGCCACCCTGCTCGCCCAGGATTCCTCCATTTCGGTCCAGGACCTGAGTCTCCCGGCGGACTCCCCATTCTCCAATCCGCTGGAGATGATGACCCTGGAGGAAGCCGAAGGCGTCCTGATCGGCAAGGCCCTGGCCCGCGCCGGCGGCAACGTGAGCCACGCGGCTCGAAGCCTGGGGCTGAGCCGGACCGCCCTCTACCGGCGCATGGAAAAACTCGGGCTATGA
- a CDS encoding ATP-binding protein, whose product MNRFGFQARIVLISLAAGLPACAALLVLLWTGDHEPRVRYGLSLLAVGTLSGGLILLYRKLTFQFRTLANVVSAIREGDFSIRARGGPDKGLGEFAAELNVLGEVLRRQRLGAVEAAALLQKVIKEIDVAVFAFDDGWRLRLINQAGQRLLGIPGEEALEKTAADLDLKECLEGEPVRTLRIRLPGGSGRWGMRRTVFREEGRPHHLVVLADLNQTLREEERQAWRRLIRVLGHELNNSLTPIKSIAGSLESLLEQDLSNTDREQDLREGLSVISSRAQALSRFMGAYSRLARLPAPKKRPISIEDSVHKVVSLETRMPVTIRDGQPVRFRADPDQLEQLLINLVRNAVDATAETGGGASIGWRRVGDQLEVSVEDEGKGLADTANLFVPFFTTKPQGSGIGLVLARQIAEAHGGFLSLTNRRQTPGCRALLVLPMA is encoded by the coding sequence ATGAACCGGTTCGGATTCCAGGCGCGGATCGTCCTGATCTCCCTTGCCGCCGGTCTCCCCGCCTGCGCCGCGCTGCTGGTCCTGCTCTGGACCGGCGATCATGAGCCCCGGGTGCGCTACGGCCTCTCGCTGCTGGCTGTGGGAACCCTGTCGGGCGGCCTGATCCTGCTTTACCGGAAGTTGACGTTTCAGTTTCGGACCCTCGCCAACGTGGTCTCGGCGATTCGTGAAGGGGATTTCTCCATCCGGGCCCGAGGTGGACCCGACAAGGGACTGGGCGAGTTCGCGGCGGAGCTGAACGTTCTGGGCGAGGTCCTGCGCCGGCAACGCCTGGGAGCGGTCGAGGCGGCCGCCCTGCTGCAGAAGGTGATCAAGGAGATCGATGTAGCAGTCTTCGCTTTCGACGACGGATGGCGCTTGCGCCTCATCAACCAAGCCGGGCAGAGGCTCCTGGGGATTCCGGGGGAAGAAGCGTTGGAGAAGACAGCCGCGGACTTGGACCTGAAGGAATGCCTGGAGGGAGAGCCGGTCCGGACGCTCCGAATCCGGTTGCCCGGGGGAAGCGGCCGCTGGGGAATGCGCCGGACCGTGTTTCGCGAGGAGGGACGGCCCCATCATCTGGTGGTCCTGGCGGACCTGAACCAGACCCTGAGAGAGGAGGAGCGGCAGGCTTGGCGGCGGCTGATCCGCGTGTTGGGACATGAATTGAACAACTCCCTGACCCCCATCAAGTCCATCGCCGGGAGTCTGGAATCCCTCTTGGAGCAAGATCTTTCGAATACGGATCGCGAGCAGGACCTGCGGGAAGGTCTCAGCGTCATCTCCTCGCGGGCCCAAGCGCTGAGCCGGTTCATGGGCGCCTATTCCCGGCTCGCCCGGCTGCCGGCCCCGAAAAAACGCCCGATCTCCATCGAAGACTCGGTTCACAAGGTGGTGAGCCTGGAGACCCGGATGCCGGTGACGATTCGAGACGGCCAGCCGGTTCGGTTTCGGGCCGACCCGGATCAATTGGAGCAGTTGCTGATCAATTTGGTCCGGAACGCAGTCGACGCCACGGCGGAGACCGGAGGGGGCGCCAGCATCGGCTGGAGGCGGGTCGGCGACCAGTTGGAAGTCTCGGTGGAGGACGAGGGAAAGGGACTGGCCGACACCGCCAACCTGTTCGTTCCCTTCTTCACCACCAAGCCCCAGGGAAGCGGCATCGGCTTGGTGCTGGCGAGGCAAATCGCCGAAGCCCACGGCGGCTTCCTCAGCCTGACCAATCGAAGGCAGACGCCGGGCTGCAGGGCCTTACTGGTGTTGCCCATGGCATAG
- a CDS encoding type II toxin-antitoxin system ParD family antitoxin: MVKHSITLTDEQHAFAKTLVDTGRYASVSAVIQQGIEDLRQRLAVADLDRMALCEILSRRRAGEFVGADEMNERLRRMLAGKRPAIVSDPTS; this comes from the coding sequence ATGGTCAAGCACTCGATTACTCTCACTGACGAGCAGCACGCCTTTGCCAAGACGTTGGTGGATACCGGACGGTACGCCAGTGTCAGTGCGGTCATTCAACAGGGCATTGAAGACCTGAGACAGCGTTTGGCAGTCGCTGACTTGGATCGTATGGCGCTCTGCGAAATCCTGTCCCGCCGCCGGGCCGGCGAGTTTGTCGGGGCGGACGAAATGAACGAGCGGTTGAGAAGGATGCTTGCCGGCAAGCGTCCGGCTATCGTCTCCGATCCTACCTCTTGA
- a CDS encoding class I SAM-dependent methyltransferase codes for MMDDSTNIEPPKILPEIEEDTRRLEFNMGSDYQTGVLLRTLAATKPGGRLLELGTGTGLATAWILDGMDRDSRLITVDLDPACLEVAKRYLGTDARVVFRQGDSADVMDSLRGSRFDLIFADAWAGKFWDFQKAVDLLNDGGIYVIDDLLPAPAWPPDHPPKVDALLERIQNHPALTSLRLSWSTGLVIAVKR; via the coding sequence ATGATGGACGACAGCACGAATATCGAGCCACCGAAGATTCTCCCGGAGATCGAAGAGGACACCCGCCGGCTGGAGTTCAACATGGGTTCCGATTACCAGACCGGGGTCCTGCTCCGGACTCTGGCGGCCACCAAACCGGGTGGCCGGCTCCTGGAGTTGGGGACCGGGACGGGACTGGCGACGGCCTGGATCCTCGACGGGATGGATCGGGACTCACGGTTGATCACGGTCGACCTTGACCCGGCCTGCCTGGAGGTGGCGAAACGCTATCTGGGAACGGACGCCCGTGTAGTTTTCCGCCAAGGAGATAGTGCAGACGTCATGGATTCCCTGCGGGGGTCGCGGTTCGACCTGATCTTCGCCGACGCCTGGGCTGGAAAATTCTGGGACTTCCAGAAGGCTGTGGATCTTTTGAACGACGGAGGAATCTACGTCATCGACGACCTGCTGCCGGCTCCAGCGTGGCCTCCCGATCACCCCCCGAAAGTGGACGCGCTACTGGAACGAATACAGAATCACCCGGCGTTGACGTCGTTACGCCTGTCCTGGTCTACGGGGCTGGTGATTGCTGTCAAGAGGTAG
- a CDS encoding flavin reductase family protein, producing MGISPDLFRKVAGCFATGVTVVTTQDREGIPYGLTVNSFTSVSLDPPLVLVCLDYGLTGLDIFLESRRFAVNILTKDQQDVSNHFASRGTDRSQGPYAPGETGVPVVTGSMAWFECETVHEYAGGDHVILVGEVKAARLGDAETDPLLFFRGRYRDISSADA from the coding sequence ATGGGAATCTCCCCGGATCTTTTTCGCAAAGTTGCCGGCTGTTTCGCCACCGGCGTGACGGTGGTCACGACCCAGGACCGGGAGGGTATTCCCTACGGCCTCACCGTCAATTCGTTCACGTCGGTTTCCCTGGATCCCCCTCTGGTTCTGGTCTGTCTGGACTACGGTCTCACCGGATTGGACATCTTTTTGGAGAGCCGCCGCTTCGCCGTGAACATCCTGACCAAAGACCAGCAGGATGTATCGAACCATTTCGCCAGCCGGGGAACCGACCGGTCTCAGGGGCCCTATGCCCCGGGTGAAACCGGCGTTCCCGTGGTGACCGGCTCCATGGCCTGGTTCGAGTGCGAGACTGTCCACGAGTACGCCGGAGGAGATCACGTCATCCTGGTGGGGGAGGTCAAGGCCGCCCGGCTTGGTGACGCCGAGACCGATCCCCTCCTCTTCTTTCGGGGCCGCTACCGGGACATTTCCTCGGCAGACGCCTGA
- a CDS encoding ABC transporter ATP-binding protein, with amino-acid sequence MRTPASRSTGSESNLDAASASFVDVRDLAFRYGDRKALDGISFSLDRRRILGLLGPNGSGKTTLFRILCTLFQPHGGKVRLAGLDPATDPAGVRRLMGIVFQTNSLDQELTVAENLVCQGRLHGLRGARLKTRIEELLERFDLGGRRNSRVRTLSGGMRRRTELAKGLLHRPQILLLDEPTAGLDPHIRQEFWEHLTDLRDSAGITILFTTHLMEEAEVCDRLVILDQGRVVTEGSPVELKDRIGGDVIVVHARNPKGLKARIQARFPGPASVVNGAVRMEQRRGHELIRDLMEEFSGEIQSVSLGKPTLEDVFIRETGREFQASAEEMSR; translated from the coding sequence GTGCGAACGCCAGCCTCCCGGTCCACAGGGTCCGAATCAAACCTCGACGCCGCGTCGGCCTCCTTCGTCGACGTCCGGGATCTCGCCTTCCGTTACGGTGACCGCAAGGCCCTGGACGGGATCAGCTTCTCCCTGGACCGCCGCCGGATCCTGGGGCTGTTGGGTCCCAACGGTTCCGGCAAGACCACCCTGTTCCGGATTCTCTGCACCTTGTTTCAGCCCCACGGCGGAAAGGTCCGGTTGGCGGGTCTGGATCCGGCAACGGACCCGGCCGGGGTCCGCCGGCTGATGGGGATCGTCTTCCAGACCAACAGCCTGGACCAGGAATTGACGGTGGCCGAGAATCTGGTCTGCCAGGGCCGTCTCCATGGGTTGCGCGGGGCTCGTCTCAAGACCAGGATCGAAGAATTGTTGGAGCGTTTCGATCTCGGCGGGAGGCGCAACTCCAGGGTCCGGACTCTCTCCGGCGGGATGCGGCGCCGGACCGAACTGGCCAAGGGCCTGCTGCATCGTCCGCAGATCCTGCTGTTGGATGAACCCACGGCGGGCTTGGATCCTCACATCCGCCAGGAATTCTGGGAACATCTGACCGACCTTCGCGATTCGGCCGGGATCACCATCCTCTTCACGACCCATCTGATGGAAGAGGCGGAAGTCTGCGATCGCCTCGTCATCCTGGACCAGGGCCGGGTCGTGACCGAGGGGAGCCCGGTCGAACTCAAGGACCGGATCGGCGGCGACGTGATCGTCGTGCATGCCCGCAACCCCAAAGGTCTGAAGGCGCGAATTCAGGCGCGATTTCCGGGGCCCGCGTCGGTGGTGAATGGGGCGGTCCGCATGGAGCAACGCCGTGGCCACGAGTTGATCCGGGACCTGATGGAAGAGTTCTCGGGTGAGATCCAGTCGGTCTCCTTGGGCAAGCCGACCCTGGAAGACGTCTTCATCCGGGAGACGGGCCGGGAGTTTCAGGCGTCTGCCGAGGAAATGTCCCGGTAG
- the cyoE gene encoding heme o synthase translates to MLAYLELTKPRVTLMVALTALVSFYLASTDIDFVLLVHTILGTTLLAAGCAVSNQYLEREVDARMQRTRSRPLPSGRITPAKALVFGVVLTLGGGLYLGAAANWLTGGLGLASAALYLFGYTPFKKKSPLCTTIGAFPGATPVLLGWAGARGTLDPGAWVLFAVLFLWQYPHFLAIAWVYRDDYRRGGFRMLPQMDPGGRKTARQILIFILLLVPVSLLPTQVGISSTLYAAGAVILGGGLLWSGLRVNRTRSRAAAHTLLKTSVVYLPLLMVLMALDRL, encoded by the coding sequence ATGTTGGCTTATCTGGAGTTGACGAAGCCCCGGGTCACGTTGATGGTGGCCCTGACGGCGTTGGTCAGCTTCTACCTGGCTTCCACCGACATCGATTTCGTTCTTCTGGTCCACACCATCTTGGGGACGACCCTGCTGGCCGCCGGTTGCGCGGTCTCGAACCAGTACCTGGAGCGAGAGGTGGATGCGCGGATGCAGCGGACCCGAAGCCGGCCGCTCCCTTCGGGCCGGATCACGCCGGCAAAGGCGCTGGTATTCGGAGTGGTGCTCACCTTGGGCGGTGGGCTCTATCTGGGAGCGGCGGCGAATTGGCTCACTGGAGGTCTGGGGCTGGCGTCGGCCGCCCTCTACCTTTTCGGCTATACCCCGTTCAAGAAAAAGTCGCCCCTCTGCACCACCATCGGCGCCTTCCCGGGCGCCACTCCCGTGCTCCTGGGCTGGGCGGGCGCCAGAGGGACGTTGGATCCGGGGGCGTGGGTCCTCTTCGCCGTGCTCTTCCTCTGGCAGTACCCTCACTTTCTGGCGATTGCGTGGGTCTATAGAGACGACTATCGGCGAGGGGGATTCCGGATGTTGCCCCAGATGGACCCCGGGGGAAGAAAGACGGCGCGCCAGATCCTGATCTTCATCCTGCTGTTGGTGCCCGTCAGCCTGCTTCCGACCCAGGTGGGGATCAGCAGTACTCTCTATGCGGCGGGCGCCGTCATCCTGGGCGGCGGTCTCCTCTGGTCGGGCCTCCGTGTGAACCGGACCCGTTCCCGCGCCGCGGCTCACACGCTGCTGAAGACCTCCGTGGTCTACCTCCCCCTTCTCATGGTCCTGATGGCGCTGGATCGACTCTGA
- a CDS encoding COX15/CtaA family protein encodes MGPQSLHTVHRFAVVTAAATFLLLVAGALVTSNDAGLSVPDWPLSHGSLMPEMVGGVFYEHSHRLIAATVAILTLILAIWLGRVEKRPRVRRLAWIAVAMVLAQALLGGLTVLFFLPVAISVLHACLAQLFFCAVVVIALVTSSNWRGRSLSAFCPGENRRNAIFCAVATGSVYLQLILGALVRHTGTSEGSKGVTLVTHALLTHMAGAVLAGGLLIMAAVKVFKNPRLGAFTGGAYALVILVLLQLVLGVGALWARVVRMGATQPFPLGVFLTTSHLALGAILLVTALVLTLQLSFSSAGEPAASGRSVAAG; translated from the coding sequence GTGGGGCCCCAGAGTCTTCATACAGTCCACAGGTTCGCGGTGGTGACCGCCGCGGCCACCTTCCTCCTTCTGGTGGCGGGGGCCCTGGTCACCAGCAACGACGCCGGCCTTTCGGTCCCGGATTGGCCCCTCTCCCACGGCAGTCTCATGCCCGAGATGGTGGGAGGGGTGTTCTATGAGCATTCCCACCGCCTGATCGCTGCGACGGTGGCGATTCTGACCTTGATTCTGGCCATTTGGTTGGGCCGGGTGGAGAAGCGTCCCCGAGTCCGGCGTCTGGCCTGGATCGCGGTGGCGATGGTCCTGGCCCAGGCCCTGCTGGGCGGCCTCACCGTATTGTTTTTCCTGCCCGTCGCCATTTCGGTCCTCCATGCCTGTCTCGCGCAGTTGTTCTTCTGCGCCGTGGTGGTGATCGCACTGGTCACGTCCTCGAATTGGCGGGGGCGCAGCCTTTCCGCCTTCTGTCCCGGGGAGAACCGGCGCAACGCCATTTTCTGCGCGGTGGCCACGGGCTCCGTCTATCTCCAGTTGATTCTGGGTGCTCTGGTGCGGCACACGGGGACCAGCGAGGGCAGCAAGGGGGTCACTCTGGTGACCCACGCGCTCCTCACCCACATGGCCGGCGCCGTGCTGGCCGGCGGCCTTCTCATCATGGCCGCCGTCAAGGTGTTCAAGAACCCGAGGCTCGGAGCATTCACGGGTGGAGCCTACGCCCTCGTCATTCTGGTGTTGCTTCAGTTGGTATTGGGTGTTGGTGCACTATGGGCCCGCGTCGTGAGAATGGGGGCAACACAACCGTTCCCGTTGGGGGTCTTCCTGACCACCTCGCACCTGGCGCTGGGGGCAATTCTCCTGGTGACGGCCCTGGTGCTCACCTTGCAGCTCTCTTTTTCGAGTGCCGGCGAGCCGGCTGCGAGTGGTCGCTCCGTAGCGGCCGGTTGA
- a CDS encoding carboxypeptidase regulatory-like domain-containing protein: MERAQFIFVLVMAGLLAASCGGGGGGAEPAADEAPAPAADAKPAPDLSQAGSVSGMVSFGGDTPKNARLRMDADPVCVKEHSGIVRSQDVLIGDGGALINTFVWVKSGLEQYGFDTPSDPVTLDQKGCIYTPHVLGIQTRQKLHVLNSDGTTHNVHPLPRNNREWNQSQRAKGKPLVRSFPRAEVMIPVKCNVHPWMKAYIGVVPHPYYAVTGTDGAFSIENLPPGDYVIEAWHEKFGVQEQQVTVQASEAKEVSFEFSG; encoded by the coding sequence ATGGAGAGAGCACAGTTTATTTTCGTTTTGGTGATGGCTGGACTGCTGGCGGCGTCATGCGGCGGCGGCGGCGGCGGCGCGGAGCCCGCAGCCGACGAGGCGCCGGCGCCGGCGGCAGACGCGAAGCCGGCCCCCGACCTGTCCCAGGCCGGTTCGGTGTCTGGCATGGTCAGCTTCGGTGGCGACACGCCGAAAAACGCCCGCCTTCGCATGGATGCCGATCCGGTCTGCGTCAAGGAGCATTCGGGCATTGTCCGCAGTCAGGATGTCCTGATCGGCGATGGCGGCGCTCTGATCAACACCTTCGTCTGGGTCAAGAGCGGACTCGAGCAGTACGGCTTCGACACCCCCTCCGACCCGGTCACGCTGGACCAGAAGGGGTGTATCTACACCCCCCATGTCCTGGGAATCCAGACCCGGCAGAAGCTCCACGTTCTCAACAGCGACGGGACCACCCACAACGTTCATCCCCTTCCCAGGAACAACCGGGAGTGGAACCAGTCGCAGCGGGCCAAGGGCAAGCCGCTGGTCCGGTCGTTTCCCCGGGCCGAGGTCATGATTCCGGTCAAGTGCAACGTGCATCCCTGGATGAAGGCCTACATCGGCGTCGTGCCTCATCCCTACTATGCCGTCACCGGAACCGACGGAGCCTTCTCGATCGAGAACCTTCCGCCCGGCGACTACGTCATCGAGGCCTGGCACGAGAAGTTCGGGGTCCAGGAGCAGCAGGTGACGGTCCAGGCCAGCGAGGCCAAGGAAGTCAGCTTCGAGTTCTCCGGCTGA